Genomic DNA from Equus caballus isolate H_3958 breed thoroughbred chromosome 10, TB-T2T, whole genome shotgun sequence:
tggccaagtggttaagttcgcgcgctctgcttcggcggcccagggttcggatcctgggcgtggacatggcaccgctcattaggccatgttgaggcggcgtcccacatgccacaactagaagcacctacaactatgtactggggggatttggggagaaaaaagcaggaaaaaaaaaaagaagattggcaatagttgttagttcagacgccaatctttaaaaaaaaaaaaaaaaatctggtggTGTCCACTAGGGTCCAGCAGCCGTTCAACCCCAAAGCCAACCGCAGAAGCCAGATTGCAGGCAGTTGATGGTTAAGGTATTGGCTGGgactttctcctttccctccgTACACTGGGATCTGGTATTATTGATTGTTAGAACAGTTTCCTCAAAAATCTGTTCAAGAATATATTCCTGATTCTACATTCCTCACCTCCTTCTGGTCCACACACCTGAGGCAGTTTGGTCCCTGAATGTGGGTGTTTCCAGAGAGGCTTCCTCTCTTCTTGGTTGCCTCCTGGATAGTGACTGAGACCAAAATTGTAGGGATTCATACAGACCTGTTTTGAAAATTAAGGATTCTGCCCCATGACTATTCTTgggtcatctttctttctttctttctttttttttctttttttggtgaggaaggttggccctgagctaacatctgtgcccatcttcctctatttcatatgtgggacgctgccacagcatggcttgatgagtggtgtgtaggtccacacctgggatccgaaccacgtgaacttagccactatgccaccgggccagccccttgggtcacctttctttcttcttgctggACAGCCTGGTGGTTACATCCTCCAGGTGGCAGCCTGGCCCAAAGTGGGCTAACTAAGAAGTTCAAACTAAATTCTGGTATAGCCACCAGCATTCCCTTTGTGGCTTGACATGGCCCTaggtcaggggttggcaaactacggTCTGTGGGATAAATCTGTCCTGTGAGCTAagaacagtttttacatttttaaagaggtGTGAAAAATAAGTAACAAAGAAGAATATGCAACAGAGACCACATGTCCTGCAaagccacaaatatttattatccagTTCTTTGTAGGAAAAATTTGCTGACTCCTGTTTTGGTTGAAACTACTTGCTGACACCACCCATGTGGCTTCACCAAGTCAATGGAATGGTCATCCAAATCAAGGTCAACAACCAAACTCATGCTGCAGGACTGTCCAGCAGAGATACCTCACCCAATGCAGCCCAGTGCAGGGGGCTGGAGGCTTCCACCCCACATCCACCAAGACCACCAACCTCCCCTGCGGAAATTAATAGAAGAAACCTTAAcgaaattggagtcaggaaggcctgtagggggagctctcacgccCTATCACACATTAGTCAATTACACCAAACAAGAAGAGAGGGACAGTTGCATCTTTGAttggaagtaaaactactttactactgaaggaagatttctctccccacccggcaacagctcagccaatgagaaacaccacagctcagccaatgagaaacaccacagctcagccaatgagaaacaccacagctcagccaatgagaaacaccacagctcagccaatgagaaatgccacagctcagccaatgagaaacatcacagctcagccaatgagatatgctgcagctcagccaatgagaaatgccacagctcagcgaatgagaaatgccacagctcagccaatgagaaacaccacagctcagccaataagaaatgccacagctcagccattGAGAAAcatcacagctcagccaatgagaaacaccacagctcagccaatgagaaacgccacagctcagccaatgagaaacatcacagctcagccaatgagatatgccgcagctcagccaatgagaaatgccacagctcagccaatgagaagccccGTTGCCTCCCTGAACTGTTCCTTTCCCCCAATAGACTTTCCTTAGAACAGCCCCTCAgcctccccctttttctctataaaagcagctcccctcctttgttctCTGGATTAGCCTATGGTTTGCCACAGCATGCACAtcttgaattgcaattcttttggcttttccaaaataaattcattttgagggtaaaatgccaggcaaatttgctttttaagttgacaccTCATACAGAGAGGTCACCTCGCATGTCTTTGCTTTCCCCTCCAAGCTTGTGGGAATGCCTTAGAGTGGGGAATGTAGGTCACATGACAGCACTCCAGCTGTAAGGGTCAAGAAGCATTTAGCCTGGTAGGGACATGAAAAATGAAAGGACCCCAGACTAGGAGCCAGAAGACTTTGATCCTCTTGTCGCCTCAATCACTGACTGGTTGCTTGACCTCAGGGCAGttttcttctctgagcctcctgcaGTATCCACTTCCTGAAAGGAGAGGTGGGTGGAGGAACCCAGCAAAGGGCCTGTCTGTTGCCCTGTCCAAGTATTAACAAGAGCACAGGGACTTCTCGCAGCGCCTGGAACAGTGTCCTCTGTGCCAGGACTTCTCATCCCCCAACTTCTCACAAAAACAAACTTAGAGCTGGATCTCTACCTGACTTAGATGCATCACCTATGCTGGCTTTTATCTTACTCCCACCAGACGCTTGGTGATACCTGGTTCATGGTGGCCCGTCCTGGCTCTGAGAGGTGAAGAAAGACATAGACGTGAGGGTGAGGGTGGAAGGGGGACCAGGCCTACTCTGCTCAGCTCCAGTTTCCCGAGCTGGGTCACCTCAGACCCAGGGTCCCTGGAGagcaagggaggaggaaggaggtgagaggCTTGGGTGTGGGGAGGCCGTGGGGCCTTTTGCCTCTGACCCTTTCAGGGCTCTCCAAATGAGGCTGTAGAAGCCATTACACTGGGGATGCACgaagaaaaatttagaatttctacttatgtctatttttttaaccaaaacaagcaaaacaagtTAAGCTTTATTGATATTAAGTATGTAGAATGACAGTACTTCACATGTAAATTTTCTACATATGTTGGGGATATTTTCTCAAATTGTCGTCACTGATAGGGGAGTGTGATAAAGAATGTTTAGCGAtctcccaggtaaacaaaaggtGTGAAGGGCAGGCGAAGACTTGGGAAGTGATTGGGAACCAGAGTGAGTGGTGATGGGAGCTGGCACTGATCCCCACGGTCAGGACCTTTGGGGGTTGGGAGGTAGGGAAGAGTTTTTGCCCGGGAAATCACTAGGGGGTGTGCCTTCTAGAAGGCACCTCCACTCCCTAAGCTGCCTTAACTCCGTGTGACATTTGAAGAGGCTGGGTAGTGTTAACTATTCCCGTAGACAACCTAATAAGCTCCAAGTTCTCCAAGACTCCTTGGTCCCTAGCCCACGGAAACCATGTGACCCACCTCCCAGGGCCCAAGTGGCTGAGAGACTCTGCCGGAAGTAAGAACGAAGCATAATAGCCAGCTGGAGAGGACCTCCACACCGGTGCTGTTCCAGCATGCTAGCCTCTTGGTAGCAGGAGTGAGATGACAGTCGTGGGACACATTGGTCACCAATTACCAAGTTAGATTTAGGGATTAACACACCTTCTGGATTGAGTGATACTGACGGTTGCAAAGTTACCCCACAGTTTGGCTCAACTCCAGGACAAGGAGGGATCTAGAAACTCCGTATCTGTGTCCCGAAGGCAGAGAGAGATTGGGGTCACCACGCTGGATACTCAGTTCACCAGAGGTTGGCGATTTGGTggatgtgtgtgtgggaggaggcTGACATCTGAGCTGCTCACGAAAAGAACGCTATGCCCACAGCCTGTGCTTGGGGTCCCAGTGGACCGATTTATTGGCCCACAGAATTGTTGCTCCAGATCCATTCTGAGAGGACAGTCCTCGAGAAGTTAGCCAGCCCACTGATCCAGGTTGGTTGGGAAGTGGGGGGTTGGAGAGAACACTGTCTATCTCCATGACAACTAGGGAGGTTGGGTCCTAGAAAGTGCTGTGATGCCCATCACCGTTATGCCAAAATGGTGCCCCCACTTCACAGGAAGAAAGGGGGCACTGGGTCCAACCCTGTGAGCAGTTcagttgatttcttctgaggtctcCAATCCCAGAGAAGAGTGGTCCACTTAGCAGAACTGATACTATTCCAGGAGAGGGAAGAGCTCCCGAGTTGTCCATTTCCTTCCAAGGCCAAATAAGTGATGTCACCGGTTGCTAGGAAAGTTGTCCAcgtgcccctccccctcctttctgGTAGAACCAGTTATTCCTGTAGCAAAATGGGCACTAATGTGGACAGTTATGGGGTGGATTTGCTGCCTTGGAAAAAGGGGTGGTGTCAGCAGTTACTGAACAGATTTCTTGTGATTTTCTTTGGTCTCCCCGTGCTTGTCACTGTTGTCTATTTCTGTTGAGATTGGGCTCACCTGCCTCGAAGGGACTAGGCTGGCACTCCTTATGGACAACATGGAAGTCAGGGAGGAAATGCGAGGCAGGCTGAGCCAGGAAGAGTCCTGACTGGTCACACTGGAGGGCAGGTTGGACTGACGTAAGGGGACCACGTCCGGCCCCTTGTCCAAGGTCAGGCTGAACGCTTTCAATGAGCTCTCGCTGTTTCCCTCCTGCATCTTGAAGTTGGACTTCACCAAGCGGTGCTTAGGCCATGCGAAGTGCTTGATGGGGGCCAAGGGCATCTTTTTGGACAGTGGCTTTTCAAAGCGTTCAGAGGCAATGTGGTCCTGGAGGTGCCACCACTGGTAAAGTGGGTGGACTGGGATTGGCAGAAGCGTGAGGATGCTGAGGAAGGTGACCCAGCCCAGGGTGTTCTGTGGGTAGGGCTGTTTTACCTCCTGGGTCTGGGGGCAGAGAGAGCCGGGGGCAGGCGGGGAGGAAGAGGCAATGGTGGCAGGGTTTCAGTTCATGTGCTCCTGGGGATTGGATTCCCCAGGGGCTGAGAAGCTGGCTAAAGGGTCCCTGGGGACAGTAGGAGCCCAGACCTAGGATCCTGTGGGGGGAGATCTGATAAGGGGTCCCCAGAGTGAGAGTGGCAGGCCAGGGTGGGGGAACCTCACCACGCTGCTGTTCCAGGCAATGTAGTAGGGGGGTACCCTCTGGTAGAGCTGGATGAGGCAGATGATGAGGAGGGCCAGCAGCCCGGGCAGGGTCATGTAGCACAACAGGAAAGTGAAGAAGGACCACAGAAAGTGGCCCAGCTCACTCGATATTTCTTCCCTGAACCTGGGGTGGAGGCGATGGGCAGGGACGTCTGGAAAGGAGCTCTCCTCCAGCCACCAGGGCCTGGAGCGCTTGGGAGGGTTGGCTCACCAGCCCTCTGGTTCTCTCATAGGTGTTCAATGCTTTGGGCCTGCCGAGGGCTGCCAGGTCCTCCCTGAGGCTGGGTACTGCCTCTTTTCTCCGCTTGGGAATCCCCTGATCCAGGGGGGCGCACCCCtccagccctctgccttcagatTAGCTCATGTGGCCAATGGTGGGGGAACCTGAGTCCCCTGGGTCCTGACTGCTCCTTCCATCAGGACCACCTGGCTGCCCTCTGATCACTCCCACCTGCACTGTCGTGCTCTGAGCTGGACCTCCCTGCTGTGGGACGGACAGAGGGGGCAGATCACCCCCCAACTCTTCTCAGAGACCTCGGATGGGGTTCCTGGCTGGGCAGACCCCGGGGCTTGGACATCACCTTTTAGCTCCATAGATCCAGGCCAGGGCCACATTCTGGAAGGCCACAATGGTGATGAGGGTCAGCGGGACCAGGCGGTCATCAAACAAGGACATTATGTAGCTGCCGGGGCGACTGGTGAAGACGAAGCTGCCCAGGAAACCTCCCAAGCAGACGACTGCTAAGGCAGAGGCAGGTTTGGCCACACTGAGGTGTATGTGTAGGGCTGGGTCAGGGGTCGAACGAGCCCTGGAGATTGGGGGTGACCTGGGGACTGGGGGCAGCAGGGCAGGGTTTTCACTGGGGTGAGAATCCGTGGTACCTGAGAGCAGCTGGGGATAATTCCTGAAGATGGAGTTCTGGAAGGGAACAACAATGCCTTCCAGGATTCTTATCAAGGTGCTCAGCTCTGTGACGGCAAGCGTCAGGAAGAAGAGGATGGcccagagggaagaggcagggaatAACGAGACGACTTGGGAGAAGGCTGCGAATGCCAGGCCAGGGCCCTCCATGAACTGTGGGGGAGAAGGCTCAGAGGCAGTGGCGGGTCTGGAGCGGGGGGAGTGGTGCCGTGATGGAGTAGCGGTGGCAGAGGAAAGAGGCACAGAGCGGGGGGTGGGTGGCGGAGGGCCGAGCGTTTCCCTTTCTCGGTTTTGTTAGGCGTGTGAGCGCCAgctcctggggcctcagtttcctcctctgacaaATAGGGATCCAAAAGTTGAAGTGAGAATTGAAGTAGATAACTTAGCAAAGGCCCTGGCACATACGAGATGGTGATGGAGACGTGACGATCACTGTTACTTCCTTCAGAAGATGCTGAGGTGGCCCACAGGCTCCTGGGAAATACATTTCCCAGTGTCCTCTGGGGCCTGTGGGAAGCACCCTCCTGCCCGCACAAACACACCTTTTCCTTCTGCGCTTTGATGCTGCAGGACGGGGAGAAGCGGATGACCTGGTCCTGGAGGTGTCGAGGGAGGTTGCTGATCCAGTCTAAGTAATCCAGGGGGGGCTGAAGCAGGATGTTTTCTGGGGGCTTAGCATCCTGAGGCAGCACCCCGTCGTCTATCAGCTTCATCAGCTTTGAGACGCCCCTGAAGGGGAAGCAGAGGAATGGAAAGGGGATGGAGAAAATAACATGAAACATGAGCATTTCTTTGCGGAAAAATATGTTGTTTTGTGTGTATCATCATTTACGTGTCATGGTGCTATAAAGAGTTTCgttattttttcccctcaattttttGGCCATATCTCCATGTTGCTGAACGTAGAATGAGTTTCTTGTTTCTGACTACTGCACTGGACTGTGTAATCCATATTTACGATCCATGTTTTATATGTGATTCCCCAAACAACGAGGCCGCCTCCCATGATCACAAACGTCGCCACGATGACCACCCGTTGGCGGGGCTGTGTGAGACTTTCTCTGGGGTATATACTTGGGAATGTGGTCACTGGGCCATACATACCAGGCTTACTTAATTTAAATGCTGCCCAACACTCAGCTCTCTTCTATTCTCCTGGTTAGAAAGCTTCTCTGACAATCTACAGCTCCACGTTTCCTTATCTAGCCTTGCGACTCAAAGCGGGCTCTGTGGAGCCGCAGcgccacctgggaacttgttagaaacgcagaatcCTGAGCCTCCCCAGGAGATTCCTAAGGCCCATTATGGTTTGTGAAGCTCTATTTGACAAAGGACAGGGGGCTCCGGTGGCAGTTCTTCTAGGACCACCctgtccaatatgatagccaTTAGACACGCAGGGCTAAGCAAAAATTACTtacaattatataaaattaaaagttcgGTTCCTCAGTCTCATTTGCCATATTTGGTCACATTCGCCacctttcaagtgctcaacagccacacgtggctggtggctaccgtattggacagtgcaggtgTAGAGGGTTTCCGTCAAAAAGAGCTATTTGTGACACTATCTATTGGGCAGCACTGCCCTAGGATACAGTGGCTCTCAGTCTAGGCTGctcattggaatcacctgggagcctttttaaaaaaaaacaaaaaacaaccgtttttattgagctataatttacAGACACTAAAAAGCACAGATATTAAATGTACacttcaatgagttttgacaaatgaccCATGCaaccaacaccacaatcaagacacaCAATATTTCCACCACTCCAGAGAGCTCCTTTGGGCTTCTTCCCAGGCTATTCCCTCCACTCCAGAGGCAACTACTGACTTCCTTCACTACATATTCGTTTTGTGTTCTTGGATTTCCTATAAATAGATTCATACAatgtgtagtcttttgtgtctggcttgttgCATTCAATAAGATGtctgaaattcatccatgttgttgcacatgtccatagttcattcctttttaatgacGAATAGTATTctgttggttgaatgaatttACTAAGATTtatctgttcactttttttttttttttttttttctgaggaagattggccctgagctaacatctgtgccaatcctcctccaccagcatggctggtgagtggagcaggtctgcactcgggatccaaactcgagaccccaggacactgaagctgagtgcatggaactttaaccactcagccatggggctgggcccctgttcacttctttttgttttgttttgtttgtgtttttgggggtttttttttaaggaagattagccctgagctaacatctgccaccaatcctcctcttttcgctgaggaagactggctctgagctaacatccatgcccatcttcctctactttatacgtgggacacctgccacagtatggcttgatgggcagtgcgtaggtctgcaccggggatcccaaccggcaaaccctgggtcgccgaagcagaacatgcgaacttgactgctgcaccactgggccagccccctgtcgTTCACTTCTTGACGAACATTTGAGTTGTGTACAGTTTGGgtcattatgaataatgctgaagCCAAAATGTCTATAGATGGGATGAATGTTCATTTCTATATGTCTTTTTGTGGcgtgattttcatttccctggggTAAGTAGGAGGGGAGGGATAATGAGTTACATGGGAAGTGTATATTTATAAGAACCGCTAAACAGTTTCCAAAAACGGTCAtatcattttacactcccaccaacaatgcatgaAACTTCCAGTTGCTTTACACGCTCACAAACACTTTacagtttgtctttttaattttaatgattctgGTGGGTATTAAAGTGGGATCTCATTACGGTTTTACTTTGAATTTCCGATGATTTTCAACACCAATGATATCGAACCCTTTTTATATAAGCTTACTGGCCATTTGCATATGTCCTTTTGAGGGCAAGacttgcccattttctaattgtttggtTTTGTCttgagttgtgggagttcttaaaatattctggataaaagtgatttatcatatacatacatacgtgtgtgtgtgtgtgtgttagttatTTTCTCTCGGTCTGTGGCTTTCCTATTCATTTTCGGAGTGGTGCCTTTTGCTGaccagaagttttaaattttgatgaatcCGTCTTGGCaccttttcttttatggttcttGCTTTTTGTatcctagttaaaaaaaaatctttgttaagcccaaggtcataaagatattctaagttttcttctagaagcttcatagttttagtttttacatttagatctttggtTCATCTTGAATTAACTTTGGAGTTTGGTGTGTGGTAGTGAGCAAAGTTTATTCTTGTCCAGGTGGTTATCCAGCTCTTCCAGCACTGTGTATTGAAAAGACTTCCCTTTACCACGGGATTGCTTTGGCATCGTCAGTGAAAATCAGCTGATCACACATGTgtgttggtttattttattttgttctgttgatctgttGGTCTGTCCTTAAGCCAATGtaacactgtcttgattactgtaattttatagtaagtcttgaaatccaGTAGTA
This window encodes:
- the LOC102149641 gene encoding orphan sodium- and chloride-dependent neurotransmitter transporter NTT5-like isoform X15; this translates as MSPYFWYHTTLSASGHIEEGVKALVLHLTLGIFAAWFLLFLIMITGLKVSIPMLIFSVFLLYILLCLFIRSLFLEGAIASLRRMVTIELSAWASLDLWRQAGSHVLYSLGLGMGTIINLSSCKTGGSNYAQVASLMALVNLVTSLLATSIIFIVLGFWAATSGHACVEKGVSKLMKLIDDGVLPQDAKPPENILLQPPLDYLDWISNLPRHLQDQVIRFSPSCSIKAQKEKFMEGPGLAFAAFSQVVSLFPASSLWAILFFLTLAVTELSTLIRILEGIVVPFQNSIFRNYPQLLSGTTDSHPSENPALLPPVPRSPPISRARSTPDPALHIHLSVAKPASALAVVCLGGFLGSFVFTSRPGSYIMSLFDDRLVPLTLITIVAFQNVALAWIYGAKRFREEISSELGHFLWSFFTFLLCYMTLPGLLALLIICLIQLYQRVPPYYIAWNSSVTQEVKQPYPQNTLGWVTFLSILTLLPIPVHPLYQWWHLQDHIASERFEKPLSKKMPLAPIKHFAWPKHRLVKSNFKMQEGNSESSLKAFSLTLDKGPDVVPLRQSNLPSSVTSQDSSWLSLPRISSLTSMLSIRSASLVPSRQVSPISTEIDNSDKHGETKENHKKSVQ
- the LOC102149641 gene encoding orphan sodium- and chloride-dependent neurotransmitter transporter NTT5-like isoform X11, encoding MEEVCILVSLYNSVIIVWSLSYLSHSFDHPLPWNECPLVKNINVTDLSCLRTVSHQYFWYHTTLSASGHIEEGVKALVLHLTLGIFAAWFLLFLIMITGLKVSIPMLIFSVFLLYILLCLFIRSLFLEGAIASLRRMVTIELSAWASLDLWRQAGSHVLYSLGLGMGTIINLSSCKTGGSNYAQVASLMALVNLVTSLLATSIIFIVLGFWAATSGHACVEKGVSKLMKLIDDGVLPQDAKPPENILLQPPLDYLDWISNLPRHLQDQVIRFSPSCSIKAQKEKFMEGPGLAFAAFSQVVSLFPASSLWAILFFLTLAVTELSTLIRILEGIVVPFQNSIFRNYPQLLSGTTDSHPSENPALLPPVPRSPPISRARSTPDPALHIHLSVAKPASALAVVCLGGFLGSFVFTSRPGSYIMSLFDDRLVPLTLITIVAFQNVALAWIYGAKRFREEISSELGHFLWSFFTFLLCYMTLPGLLALLIICLIQLYQRVPPYYIAWNSSVTQEVKQPYPQNTLGWVTFLSILTLLPIPVHPLYQWWHLQDHIASERFEKPLSKKMPLAPIKHFAWPKHRLVKSNFKMQEGNSESSLKAFSLTLDKGPDVVPLRQSNLPSSVTSQDSSWLSLPRISSLTSMLSIRSASLVPSRQVSPISTEIDNSDKHGETKENHKKSVQ
- the LOC102149641 gene encoding orphan sodium- and chloride-dependent neurotransmitter transporter NTT5-like isoform X8, translated to MESFEEIADEEVPKEPRIYVSQSLRRLTREILATKTQNCFTQTKRTEITMIQIAFSIGLDSIWRFPYLCHRNGGGSFILVYFFMLLLFGIPLLYIEMIMEQWLRVDNVRIWKQLVPWLGGIGYASIMVCILVSLYNSVIIVWSLSYLSHSFDHPLPWNECPLVKNINVTDLSCLRTVSHQYFWYHTTLSASGHIEEGVKALVLHLTLGIFAAWFLLFLIMITGLKVSIPMLIFSVFLLYILLCLFIRSLFLEGAIASLRRMVTIELSAWASLDLWRQAGSHVLYSLGLGMGTIINLSSCKTGGSNYAQVASLMALVNLVTSLLATSIIFIVLGFWAATSGHACVEKGVSKLMKLIDDGVLPQDAKPPENILLQPPLDYLDWISNLPRHLQDQVIRFSPSCSIKAQKEKNSIFRNYPQLLSAVVCLGGFLGSFVFTSRPGSYIMSLFDDRLVPLTLITIVAFQNVALAWIYGAKRFREEISSELGHFLWSFFTFLLCYMTLPGLLALLIICLIQLYQRVPPYYIAWNSSVTQEVKQPYPQNTLGWVTFLSILTLLPIPVHPLYQWWHLQDHIASERFEKPLSKKMPLAPIKHFAWPKHRLVKSNFKMQEGNSESSLKAFSLTLDKGPDVVPLRQSNLPSSVTSQDSSWLSLPRISSLTSMLSIRSASLVPSRQVSPISTEIDNSDKHGETKENHKKSVQ
- the LOC102149641 gene encoding orphan sodium- and chloride-dependent neurotransmitter transporter NTT5-like isoform X1, with protein sequence MESFEEIADEEVPKEPRIYVSQSLRRLTREILATKTQNCFTQTKRTEITMIQIAFSIGLDSIWRFPYLCHRNGGGSFILVYFFMLLLFGIPLLYIEMIMEQWLRVDNVRIWKQLVPWLGGIGYASIMVCILVSLYNSVIIVWSLSYLSHSFDHPLPWNECPLVKNINVTDLSCLRTVSHQYFWYHTTLSASGHIEEGVKALVLHLTLGIFAAWFLLFLIMITGLKVSIPMLIFSVFLLYILLCLFIRSLFLEGAIASLRRMVTIELSAWASLDLWRQAGSHVLYSLGLGMGTIINLSSCKTGGSNYAQVASLMALVNLVTSLLATSIIFIVLGFWAATSGHACVEKGVSKLMKLIDDGVLPQDAKPPENILLQPPLDYLDWISNLPRHLQDQVIRFSPSCSIKAQKEKFMEGPGLAFAAFSQVVSLFPASSLWAILFFLTLAVTELSTLIRILEGIVVPFQNSIFRNYPQLLSGTTDSHPSENPALLPPVPRSPPISRARSTPDPALHIHLSVAKPASALAVVCLGGFLGSFVFTSRPGSYIMSLFDDRLVPLTLITIVAFQNVALAWIYGAKRFREEISSELGHFLWSFFTFLLCYMTLPGLLALLIICLIQLYQRVPPYYIAWNSSVTQEVKQPYPQNTLGWVTFLSILTLLPIPVHPLYQWWHLQDHIASERFEKPLSKKMPLAPIKHFAWPKHRLVKSNFKMQEGNSESSLKAFSLTLDKGPDVVPLRQSNLPSSVTSQDSSWLSLPRISSLTSMLSIRSASLVPSRQVSPISTEIDNSDKHGETKENHKKSVQ
- the LOC102149641 gene encoding orphan sodium- and chloride-dependent neurotransmitter transporter NTT5-like isoform X10, with the protein product MESFEEIADEEVPKEPRIYVSQSLRRLTREILATKTQNCFTQTKRTEITMIQIAFSIGLDSIWRFPYLCHRNGGGSFILVYFFMLLLFGIPLLYIEMIMEQWLRVDNVRIWKQLVPWLGGIGYASIMVCILVSLYNSVIIVWSLSYLSHSFDHPLPWNECPLVKNINVTDLSCLRTVSHQYFWYHTTLSASGHIEEGVKALVLHLTLGIFAAWFLLFLIMITGLKVSIPMLIFSVFLLYILLCLFIRSLFLEGAIASLRRMVTIELSAWASLDLWRQAGSHVLYSLGLGMGTIINLSSCKTGGSNYAQVASLMALVNLVTSLLATSIIFIVLGFWAATSGHACVEKGVSKLMKLIDDGVLPQDAKPPENILLQPPLDYLDWISNLPRHLQDQVIRFSPSCSIKAQKEKNSIFRNYPQLLSGFLGSFVFTSRPGSYIMSLFDDRLVPLTLITIVAFQNVALAWIYGAKRFREEISSELGHFLWSFFTFLLCYMTLPGLLALLIICLIQLYQRVPPYYIAWNSSVTQEVKQPYPQNTLGWVTFLSILTLLPIPVHPLYQWWHLQDHIASERFEKPLSKKMPLAPIKHFAWPKHRLVKSNFKMQEGNSESSLKAFSLTLDKGPDVVPLRQSNLPSSVTSQDSSWLSLPRISSLTSMLSIRSASLVPSRQVSPISTEIDNSDKHGETKENHKKSVQ
- the LOC102149641 gene encoding orphan sodium- and chloride-dependent neurotransmitter transporter NTT5-like isoform X16, translating into MEEVCILVSLYNSVIIVWSLSYLSHSFDHPLPWNECPLVKNINVTDLSCLRTVSHQYFWYHTTLSASGHIEEGVKALVLHLTLGIFAAWFLLFLIMITGLKVSIPMLIFSVFLLYILLCLFIRSLFLEGAIASLRRMVTIELSAWASLDLWRQAGSHVLYSLGLGMGTIINLSSCKTGGSNYAQVASLMALVNLVTSLLATSIIFIVLGFWAATSGHACVEKGVSKLMKLIDDGVLPQDAKPPENILLQPPLDYLDWISNLPRHLQDQVIRFSPSCSIKAQKEKNSIFRNYPQLLSGTTDSHPSENPALLPPVPRSPPISRARSTPDPALHIHLSVAKPASALAVVCLGGFLGSFVFTSRPGSYIMSLFDDRLVPLTLITIVAFQNVALAWIYGAKRFREEISSELGHFLWSFFTFLLCYMTLPGLLALLIICLIQLYQRVPPYYIAWNSSVTQEVKQPYPQNTLGWVTFLSILTLLPIPVHPLYQWWHLQDHIASERFEKPLSKKMPLAPIKHFAWPKHRLVKSNFKMQEGNSESSLKAFSLTLDKGPDVVPLRQSNLPSSVTSQDSSWLSLPRISSLTSMLSIRSASLVPSRQVSPISTEIDNSDKHGETKENHKKSVQ
- the LOC102149641 gene encoding orphan sodium- and chloride-dependent neurotransmitter transporter NTT5-like isoform X4 codes for the protein MESFEEIADEEVPKEPRIYVSQSLRRLTREILATKTQNCFTQTKRTEITMIQIAFSIGLDSIWRFPYLCHRNGGGSFILVYFFMLLLFGIPLLYIEMIMEQWLRVDNVRIWKQLVPWLGGIGYASIMVCILVSLYNSVIIVWSLSYLSHSFDHPLPWNECPLVKNINVTDLSCLRTVSHQYFWYHTTLSASGHIEEGVKALVLHLTLGIFAAWFLLFLIMITGLKVSIPMLIFSVFLLYILLCLFIRSLFLEGAIASLRRMVTIELSAWASLDLWRQAGSHVLYSLGLGMGTIINLSSCKTGGSNYAQVASLMALVNLVTSLLATSIIFIVLGFWAATSGHACVEKGVSKLMKLIDDGVLPQDAKPPENILLQPPLDYLDWISNLPRHLQDQVIRFSPSCSIKAQKEKFMEGPGLAFAAFSQVVSLFPASSLWAILFFLTLAVTELSTLIRILEGIVVPFQNSIFRNYPQLLSGFLGSFVFTSRPGSYIMSLFDDRLVPLTLITIVAFQNVALAWIYGAKRFREEISSELGHFLWSFFTFLLCYMTLPGLLALLIICLIQLYQRVPPYYIAWNSSVTQEVKQPYPQNTLGWVTFLSILTLLPIPVHPLYQWWHLQDHIASERFEKPLSKKMPLAPIKHFAWPKHRLVKSNFKMQEGNSESSLKAFSLTLDKGPDVVPLRQSNLPSSVTSQDSSWLSLPRISSLTSMLSIRSASLVPSRQVSPISTEIDNSDKHGETKENHKKSVQ